In Geotalea uraniireducens, one genomic interval encodes:
- a CDS encoding MGMT family protein: protein MSSPLYARIYTLVRRVPPGRVTTYGRIARQVGCTARTVGFAMAALPAGHDVPWQRVINARGEVSPRRNGGGDLIQRLLLEAEGVRFDARRRVDLSRYGWELETAGGGPANP from the coding sequence ATGTCCAGCCCCCTGTATGCCCGCATTTACACCCTGGTCCGCCGGGTCCCGCCGGGGCGGGTCACCACCTACGGGCGGATCGCCCGGCAGGTCGGCTGCACGGCGCGGACCGTCGGCTTTGCCATGGCGGCGCTCCCGGCCGGTCATGACGTCCCCTGGCAACGGGTAATCAACGCCCGGGGGGAGGTGAGCCCGCGCCGCAACGGCGGCGGCGACCTCATCCAGCGGTTGCTGCTGGAGGCCGAAGGGGTGCGGTTCGACGCCCGGCGGCGGGTCGATCTCAGCCGCTACGGCTGGGAGCTGGAAACGGCGGGCGGTGGGCCGGCCAATCCGTAG
- a CDS encoding LrgB family protein: MGPTDRLLAALFWSALTIGLYFLGKALYRRRPCWWLSPLMISPVLLIAVALVLHESYAEYIRGTHWLLALLAPATVSFAIPIYEERQLIRRTWPLLLLGVLAGSITSFLSSWWLASMLGLDRLLCLSLLPRSLSTPFAMTVSGDIGGVPALTAVFVVLTGVLGAALGEGLLACLPLRSAVARGALFGMGAHGAGTAKAHQIDGEIGAIAGLVMVLVGLLNVLTAPLLAAVVR, encoded by the coding sequence ATGGGACCGACTGACCGGTTATTGGCGGCGCTCTTCTGGTCGGCGCTGACCATCGGCCTCTATTTCCTCGGCAAGGCGCTTTACCGTCGCCGGCCCTGCTGGTGGCTCTCGCCGCTCATGATCTCGCCGGTGCTGCTGATCGCGGTGGCGCTGGTGCTGCACGAGAGCTATGCCGAATACATCCGGGGAACCCACTGGCTGCTGGCTCTCCTGGCCCCGGCCACGGTCTCCTTCGCCATCCCGATCTACGAGGAGCGGCAGCTGATCCGCCGCACCTGGCCGCTGCTCTTGCTGGGGGTCCTGGCGGGGAGCATCACCTCGTTTCTCTCCTCGTGGTGGCTGGCAAGTATGCTGGGGTTGGACCGGCTCCTCTGTCTCAGTCTACTGCCGCGTTCCCTCAGCACCCCCTTCGCCATGACGGTCTCGGGGGATATCGGCGGCGTGCCGGCCCTCACCGCGGTATTCGTGGTCTTGACCGGCGTCCTGGGGGCAGCCCTGGGCGAGGGGCTTCTCGCCTGCCTGCCGCTCCGCTCCGCCGTTGCCCGGGGGGCGCTTTTCGGCATGGGGGCCCATGGGGCCGGAACCGCCAAGGCCCACCAGATCGACGGCGAGATCGGCGCCATCGCCGGGCTTGTCATGGTGCTGGTCGGTCTGCTCAATGTGCTGACGGCGCCGCTTTTGGCCGCCGTGGTGCGCTAG
- a CDS encoding CidA/LrgA family protein: MTTRHIRAIWLRTCRRSRWLQVLVILGFWFVGDLVARLTGLPVPGAILGLFLLLILLGSGKIGIGTVRQGARLFLADMLLFFIPAVLAVLDHRELVGVLGLKILVVILVSTVMVMLVTAVVIDLCYRWLNAGKKVCHGTD, from the coding sequence ATGACAACCCGACACATCAGGGCGATCTGGCTCCGGACCTGCCGGAGAAGCCGCTGGCTGCAGGTCCTGGTGATCCTGGGATTCTGGTTCGTCGGCGACCTGGTGGCCCGCTTGACCGGCCTGCCGGTCCCCGGGGCCATCCTCGGCCTGTTCCTCCTGCTCATCCTGCTGGGGAGCGGCAAGATCGGCATCGGTACGGTTCGCCAGGGGGCCCGGCTCTTTCTGGCGGATATGCTCCTCTTCTTCATCCCGGCCGTGCTGGCGGTGCTGGATCATCGGGAGCTGGTGGGAGTCCTGGGGCTGAAGATTCTGGTGGTGATCCTGGTGAGCACGGTGATGGTCATGCTGGTGACGGCGGTGGTCATCGATCTCTGTTACCGGTGGCTGAACGCCGGGAAGAAGGTCTGTCATGGGACCGACTGA